The genomic stretch TTATATCAAATGCCATCCAGTTTGAGGCGACTGTTCACAACAATATTGGTATATTGTAATCCAACCAATCCAAGAGACCTTTGGGAACGTTTTGAGGAAGATATGTCAATTGATTTCAAATCTTCAGAAGATTCTACATCGACTGCAAGATATCATGTATTAAGGTCAATCTCTTCTACAATTGAATCAATGGGGAAAAACATTAACTCTTACCATCTTCTTGATGAAGACATTTCTTTCGATGGAAATGAATTTCAATCTAGAGAAATCGATGATGAGTTGGGTGTTGAAATTCCAGAAGAAGATATTACATCTTTAAGATCACTTAATAGCGAGCAACAACAAGTGTATAATGTAGTGTTGGAAAAAGTTTTATCAAACCAAAATGTTGCATTCTTTGTAGATGGCCCAGGTGGGACAGGGAAAACATTCCTATACAGGGCACTTCTGGCAACAGTACGATCAAGAAACTTGGTAGCACTTGCAACTGCTTCATCAGGTGTGGCTGCATCTATACTTCCAGGAGGTCGAACAGCTCACTCACGCTTTAAGCTTCCACTTGATACTGACGAAAAAACCACATGTTCTGTGAGCAAACAAAGTGCACTTGCAAACCTTCTTCGTGCAGCAAAATTAATAATATGGGATGAGGCACCGATGACAAGAAAACAACACATAGAGGCATTAGACAAAATGCTACGAGACATCAATGATTCTGACGTAGCCTTCGGTGGAAAGGTTGTTGTTTTCGGGGGAGATTTTCGACAAGTACTGCCCGTGGTCCGTAAAGGAACTAGACAAGAGCAGGTTAATTCCAGTCTGGTTCATTCTTACTTGTGGCCTACATTGACTAAGTTTCGACTAACTGAAAATATGCGAGCAAGATTAGATCCAATGTTTTCAAATTATGTGTTTTCAGTAGGTAATGGATTGCCACCCATCACAAAAGATGAAATCATCAAAATACCAAATGGGATGCTTGTTCCCTATCATGACGACAAGACTTCATTAGACCACTTAATACAAGACGTTTTCCACAACATTCAAGATTATTCAGGAAATATGTCAACTATGATGAACTGGGCCATACTAACACTAAAGAATAGTTTTGTGGATGAAATAAATGCATTGTTAATACAAAGATTTCCAGGTGAAGCCCAGCGATATTACAGTGTAGATGAGACAATAGATAAAACTGAGCAATCAGTTATGGAAGATTTCTTAAACACATTAACGCCTAATGGACTTCCGCCTCATGAATTATTACTAAAGAAAAATTGTCCCATCATGCTCTTAAGAAACATTAATCCTTCAGAGGGACTATGCAATGGAACCCGTTTCATTTGTCGGGCTTTCGATCGAAATATCATAGATGCTAAAATTGTCGTTGGACATCATATGGGAAAAAGAGTCTTCATTCCAAGAATACCATTCTTACCAAATGTGGATGATAATAGTGGTTTTCCGTTTAAGCGAACTCAATTTCCTATAAGATTAAGTTTTGCAATGACCATAAATAAGTCACAAGGCCAAACATTAGATTATGTTGGGATTTATTTACCACAACCAGTATTTTCTCATGGCCAATTGTACGTGGCTTTATCAAGGGCAAAGACAGCGTCTACAGTGAGGATTTCAATTCGACCAGTGACTACTGATAAACTTGacaaaaattacaccaaaaatATTGTGTACACAGAATTATTATCACCATCATGTTTAAATTAATGTTTACGTAAGTAATATTCACATATTTTATTAATCTATTTTCAATCAATTATTTGATAAATTAATAATtcaaatacattatatttatGTGTGTAATATTCTTTTATCTTTACAGGAAAAAATGCCAACAATATGTACATCGATCAACGAGATCACACCAAATACAAAACCCTGGAAAATCAAGATGATTGTGGCAGACAAATCTCCAAAGCGAACAAGTCGTTCCTCAGCAGTCAAATACCAAAATCTAATATTAATTGACCAACAGGTATCATAtttgttataatatatattagtttGAAAATTACTAATACTCTCCTAAATGAATGTAGCATACCTCTATTTATCATTTGCAACTCATATAATACAATATTAacaattatttcttaaaattttggTTCAGGGGAATCGAGTCCAATCAGTAATTTATGGAATAGATATTGACTCTAGGGAGGACACTTTAAAATTGTTTCACTCTTATTATATCAGTGACGCACTTGTCAAAAATGCCAACCCAAGGTACAAGATTGGATCATATGAATATGATTGGACCTTcaactcaagaacactaatagAAGATGTAGAAGAACAAGACAATCAAATAGAGGCGCAAAAATATAACATCGTTCCATTTACAGACTTGCACTCTTACAAAGACTCAACTGAACGAATAGGTATTTCAAATTTAATTCTTATACAAATTGATTATCATCAAAATAACCATTTTCTTATTTCAATATGTAGATTTCTTAGCTGTTGCAATCCAGATTGAATCAACAAAAGAGATACCCACAAAATTTCaacaacaaacaatccaagagatATATCTTATCGATgaaaggtaaaaaaaaaacatactttcAATTACATTTAGTATTGATATTAATTTACAAAATGTACACTAACATTTTTTATTCAATCTAATTTGTTAGCTTCAACCCAATAAAATTGACTATGTGGGGTCGGTTTGTCCAAGACGAATGcaaaacaataacaaaaattaTTGAAGAATATCCAATAATATTGGGAACACAAATAGTTGTTAGAATATATCGAGGTACTTACAAATACATAACTTATATATTCTTATATCTTTGATATACTTTCATTAATATAAATCTCAAATTGAACATAGGATTGTCCTTATCATCACGTTCATCAAGTACCTTTACAATCAATCCTCAAATTCCAGAGACAACTGCATTGAAGCAATGGTAATACCCCCATATTAAAATACACATATTGCTCAAATTACTTTACATTTAGTTATATTATTTTCATACAATCTTCCTATATTTATTAACTTTTATTACTATTCCTTTTTTATTCTAAAGGGCGAATAATAATACACTGAAAATTAAAAGTATCATTGAAACGTCGTTGACACATCTATCTACTACTATATCTTCTATTGGACTTCAAAAAACCGTCAAAATTTGTGATATTCCCCGTGCAATGAGGGCTTTGCAATCTATGGAGGTaaatattacttttttatttcaatttaataacAAAGTACAATTATTAACTTTCTAAAGAAATATTCTTATTTGATGTAGAAAAAATACTTTTGGATAGAAGCAAAGATAAATATAATTGATTCTGCCCAAATGTACTATTACATGTCCTGTGCGACATGCCATAGAAAAATACGACATAAGTATGACGAAATAATTGTTTGTGAAAATCCAAACTGCAAACAGCGAGGCACCCTTACACCACAGTGagtacattttatttaaatttctaaataaattataaattttaaaaaactaatattcacattaaaactaatatatttaaataaattttaagtgCTAGGGCATATGTACAACTAGAAGATGATACTAGAAAGCTCGTTGCTGTTATGTTCGGAGAAGTAGTAGAAAAGATATTTGGTTTCTGCAATCCAGTTGATGGAAAATTCTACACAGGTAAGAATAAATATTACTACATTTCAAAATAATACATatgaaaaataccataatttatataaattaacTCTAAATTGTTCTTCTAGGAAATTCCTCAACACATTGAAATTATTGCAAATAAATTAGCAACAAAAAAATGGACAATCAAATTGTCCGAAGATGAAGAAAAAATGAATAATGTGAAATACAAACATTTCATTATTCTCTCAATTGAAGCCAAACAAGATAACAACGAGGATGAATCATCATCCTAAACTACAAAGACAAATTAATctctgttgacccagattttggccaattgacacgg from Humulus lupulus chromosome 5, drHumLupu1.1, whole genome shotgun sequence encodes the following:
- the LOC133779145 gene encoding uncharacterized protein LOC133779145; amino-acid sequence: MTCNPNWPEITNELGPHEESQNRPDLVARVFHAKLEELKDQLFKRQIFRKVSAYVYVIEHQKRGLPHAHFLIILQNEWKIHAPESFDEIVSAEIPDKNTNIHLHNAVVKHMMHGPCGVLNPSNVRMKGNRGCKSNYPNNYAFATTVGNNCFPIYRRSNNGMTVKVRGQYLDNRWVVPYNPYLLATFDSHINVEIFSTIKAMKYLYKYIYKGHDRVTFNLVSETNNQQVDEIQQFQSARWIAPPEAMWRIYGFIINEMSPAVYSLHLHLEDQHPVTFQANDDLINILNLDRSRKTMLTQFFALNRVDENAKKLLYKQIPEYYVWNHQHKEWTPRKTKTVIGRIVTANPFEGERYFMWILLNHVRGSLSFEDLRTVEGILAPTFREAATMHGLLQRDSSLEDCLHEASLYQMPSSLRRLFTTILVYCNPTNPRDLWERFEEDMSIDFKSSEDSTSTARYHVLRSISSTIESMGKNINSYHLLDEDISFDGNEFQSREIDDELGVEIPEEDITSLRSLNSEQQQVYNVVLEKVLSNQNVAFFVDGPGGTGKTFLYRALLATVRSRNLVALATASSGVAASILPGGRTAHSRFKLPLDTDEKTTCSVSKQSALANLLRAAKLIIWDEAPMTRKQHIEALDKMLRDINDSDVAFGGKVVVFGGDFRQVLPVVRKGTRQEQVNSSLVHSYLWPTLTKFRLTENMRARLDPMFSNYVFSVGNGLPPITKDEIIKIPNGMLVPYHDDKTSLDHLIQDVFHNIQDYSGNMSTMMNWAILTLKNSFVDEINALLIQRFPGEAQRYYSVDETIDKTEQSVMEDFLNTLTPNGLPPHELLLKKNCPIMLLRNINPSEGLCNGTRFICRAFDRNIIDAKIVVGHHMGKRVFIPRIPFLPNVDDNSGFPFKRTQFPIRLSFAMTINKSQGQTLDYVGIYLPQPVFSHGQLYVALSRAKTASTEKMPTICTSINEITPNTKPWKIKMIVADKSPKRTSRSSAVKYQNLILIDQQGNRVQSVIYGIDIDSREDTLKLFHSYYISDALVKNANPRYKIGSYEYDWTFNSRTLIEDVEEQDNQIEAQKYNIVPFTDLHSYKDSTERIDFLAVAIQIESTKEIPTKFQQQTIQEIYLIDESFNPIKLTMWGRFVQDECKTITKIIEEYPIILGTQIVVRIYRGLSLSSRSSSTFTINPQIPETTALKQWANNNTLKIKSIIETSLTHLSTTISSIGLQKTVKICDIPRAMRALQSMEEIPQHIEIIANKLATKKWTIKLSEDEEKMNNVKYKHFIILSIEAKQDNNEDESSS